In Ignavibacteria bacterium, a single window of DNA contains:
- a CDS encoding FG-GAP-like repeat-containing protein yields the protein MKKQICILFVLAFAQIVSAQWMPEVRLTDNSAICNTSYTNSSRCIASSGDIIHIVWADYREGQEEIYYKQSINKGLNWGADTRLTNAVNQSYNPSIAVSGSSVHVVWLDKRNSDYQEIFYKMSTNGGVSWGADIQLTNNSSISSYSPSISVSGSVVHVVWEDYRDVNSEIYYKRSADGGTTWGADIRLTNNTNNSQVPAIAVSGSVVHVVWFKSIFNNEIFYKRSTDDGVTWGEDTRLSNAGVSGGATYPSISVSGSYVHVVWSDTRFNYRGDIYYKLSADGGLNWGVDTRLTATGRMSSQPSIVAAGSNVHVVWEEYDIGLSEIYHKRSITQGISWDPNTRLTNFPGDSKYPSISMISNSVHVIWTDKRVGSGIYYKQNPTGEPNPIDSVVPNQNKLNVSLNSNINSYFHQNMNAATLDSNNITFFGSMTGRKRGAITYNSGTKSMQIVPSAPFKYGELISTTLDSGIKLSSGSSLAPFVWSFTTLTKPSNNVYNQTSTVEGIDYARTIATADFDGDGDLDLAVNGGGASVFILKNNEHGIFEIFSYINAGSCYGFTTGDFNNDGYTDIAMNGEGIKIFQNNGLGVFTQISSIPDAGYSIGITPGDFDGDGDLDLAFTNDQSNLVSILKNNGTGIFTLSNTDSLNGFAQVIITGDFDNDGDLDLCVNTENPYTVSIIKNNGAGKFTLSDTVSINGYGWSLATGDFNMDGYLDIAFAGNSSSSLLILKNNGTGTFTKSSDITVEVRSAGITSGDFNGDGHLDLSVTNWDLNKISILKNNGSGGFTLSYSGSVGTRPWGIVSGDFDGDGVLDIAAANNESNNISILMDLKPPQLLSPENNSIGNLNFAWKKSAGATNYRIQIASDSLFGNLIINDSTLLGTDSVKYISGLTPFTWYYWRMKSKANNGTSYWSDTWKFKTLGTPAPVILYSPENNVINMPLNITFQWSKSVEQTGFGKLKIESIKLKEELLISPDAVYGYWFEYSIDSTFLSSVVIDSLLFDTTKTVSELNDYTKYYWRVKARNESGWGGFSEIRKFTTVALPHLTLFSPANNAVDQPLNITFQWYKSIEQTLLKKSTLYEINSDNKLFKSGFSALTISNYFFEYGTDSTFATVIERDSSLTDTTKTITGLSKNTRYYWHVKAKNEFGWGGFSSNWNFTTSWNIDSVSPSQNKINIPITSDIRTYYHPVMNGSSMDSNSVIFFGSMTGRKGGTISYNSGNNSMQIIPDNPFKYGELVSTTLDTGIKTGSGVPIIPFIWSFTTMAKPSNLIFNWTSNIALSGNPFGITAGDFDSDGDLDISVTSRNTNTVSILKNNGYGSYSVSFSVGVETSPFGIATADLDNDGDLDLAVANNGSNTVSILKNDGTSIFSVSSLVSVETYPWGITTGDFDGDGDLDLAVTNSVSNSVSILMNDGNCSFSVSSTISVGSIPYGLNVGDFDNDGDLDIAVCNHNSNTVSILMNGGTGAFALQHTIGVDGGPYAVSIGDIDGDADVDFAVSNFTSNPPSVSILKNNGAGEFTLSSTVSMGNGPTGIIMADLDGDNDLDLAVQNYWVNSVFIVKNNGTGTFTNDRSFSSGYRPQTMATGDFDNNGVLDLAVANNGGNNVSILMNLTPPVLISPANNSTGNLNFAWKKSVGATNYRIQIATDSLFSNPVINDSALAGTDSVIFISELTPFTSYYWRMNSKSGSSYSLWSDTWKFKTIGSPTQVTLSSPANNALEQPRHIIFQWYKSVEQTFAKDLGFKDQKLGAKEKTKNKNDSPDVISKYWFEYGTDSTFLTVIARDSSLTDTTKTISGLSIITRYFWRVKAKNESGWGEFSSIWNFTTLDEEDIKWTKMSSGIGENLSIIALASGNSNYLFSAIKNGSIFRTSNYGINWSNTNLNAPDVRNIAIHGLYTFACSYGSSGNVLYRSANDGGIWSVLNPASIYYPLTLVSNNTYLYLGRNKYWGSGGGVYRSADNGSTFSYMNSDWNNIPVYVLAAKGSEVYAGTRGSGIYYSGNNCDNWTSASFGLSNRNIYALELSGSNVFAGTDGGVFLSTNRGTNWSAVNSGLTNLSVRSLTASGNNIFAGTKGGIFFSSNNGLNWEEKNLGLNPVDSVTSLILANNFIFAGTGGNSVWRSKFTVPLPEAPVLLSPSNDSIGNKLNIILIWSKPLTAKKYHIVVSTDSLFTNKIVNDSLLTDSLKMLSLSPLTIYYWKVRTQNTTGWSEFSMRYIFKTMGAPSQVNLLFPANNSVNHSVSLIFKWNKFGDQTLSKVKKEKSDKRDKNSDNTEAIANYWFELASDSLFNNLILRDSVLTDTLKSVTGLSNLNKYYWRVKAKNEIGWNDFTSPFNFTTINSPDITGYGVPPNGTDTTNFGATNIFFIANVSLSRFVGIIYFTVSPIEGGLPDGINSISSYFWSVSDSGIIFTDGYFRIPLSFLGGITDPSKLRWLKRSFSGDNWIDIGGIIQDGYLVSTVPFNSFSEFAIGSQDVQPLTSTNIKITVIPEGFYDPPNNRLNCKDSVKVFLRETYVPFAVIDSSVSIIDSLNFTAFLEFKNAPTGSYYLVVRHRNSIETWSKSGGIIFTKYSSMTYDFTSSGTQAYGDNLVQKNGLWCLYSGDINKDGIVDALDRSSAWNDRNQTGYYSSDLNGDGVVDALDRSICWNNRNKTAQIPLLLDNFGKGKGNEKQNTKNGKEVIKGYDVKLDGTSIKKKKNNY from the coding sequence ATGAAAAAGCAAATTTGCATCTTATTTGTTTTAGCATTTGCTCAAATAGTAAGTGCACAGTGGATGCCTGAGGTGCGTCTGACTGATAATTCAGCTATTTGTAATACTTCCTATACAAATAGTTCACGTTGTATTGCTTCCAGCGGTGATATCATTCATATAGTATGGGCTGATTACCGCGAAGGGCAGGAAGAGATTTATTATAAACAATCAATAAATAAAGGTTTAAATTGGGGAGCGGATACCAGGTTGACTAATGCAGTAAATCAATCGTATAATCCTTCTATTGCCGTATCCGGGTCTTCCGTACATGTTGTATGGCTTGACAAACGTAATAGTGATTATCAGGAAATATTCTATAAAATGTCAACAAACGGAGGGGTCAGTTGGGGGGCAGATATACAACTAACTAATAACAGTTCTATATCTTCGTATTCTCCTTCAATATCAGTATCCGGTTCAGTTGTGCATGTAGTATGGGAAGACTATCGCGACGTCAACAGTGAAATCTACTATAAACGTTCCGCAGACGGCGGAACAACTTGGGGAGCAGATATCCGTTTAACAAATAACACTAATAATTCACAAGTTCCCGCAATCGCTGTCTCTGGTTCCGTTGTACATGTTGTCTGGTTTAAAAGTATTTTTAATAATGAAATATTCTACAAACGCTCAACAGATGATGGTGTTACCTGGGGAGAAGATACTCGGCTGTCTAACGCAGGGGTATCAGGAGGGGCAACCTATCCTTCTATTAGTGTATCCGGATCTTACGTGCATGTTGTTTGGTCTGATACTCGTTTTAATTACAGAGGAGATATTTATTATAAACTCTCGGCAGATGGAGGCTTAAACTGGGGTGTTGATACCCGTCTAACGGCTACAGGAAGAATGTCAAGCCAACCATCTATTGTAGCCGCAGGTTCAAATGTACATGTTGTATGGGAGGAGTACGATATCGGATTATCAGAGATATACCACAAACGTTCCATCACGCAAGGCATAAGCTGGGATCCAAATACCCGTCTCACTAATTTTCCTGGTGATTCTAAATATCCGTCAATATCAATGATAAGTAACTCCGTGCATGTTATATGGACTGATAAGCGGGTTGGCAGTGGAATATATTACAAACAAAACCCAACAGGAGAACCCAATCCTATTGACAGCGTTGTACCGAATCAGAATAAGCTGAATGTTTCGTTGAACTCAAATATAAATTCATATTTCCATCAGAATATGAATGCAGCGACACTGGACAGCAATAACATTACATTTTTCGGATCAATGACAGGAAGAAAACGCGGAGCAATTACTTACAATTCAGGTACCAAATCAATGCAGATTGTTCCATCTGCGCCCTTTAAATACGGTGAATTAATAAGCACAACACTTGATTCAGGAATAAAATTAAGCTCCGGAAGTTCTTTAGCACCGTTTGTATGGAGTTTTACAACATTGACAAAACCTTCGAATAATGTATATAATCAAACAAGTACAGTAGAGGGAATCGATTATGCACGGACAATTGCAACAGCAGATTTTGACGGTGACGGTGATTTAGACCTTGCTGTAAATGGTGGTGGTGCTAGTGTATTTATATTAAAGAATAATGAACACGGAATTTTTGAAATATTCTCATATATTAATGCAGGATCGTGTTATGGTTTTACAACCGGGGATTTCAACAATGACGGATATACAGATATTGCAATGAATGGAGAAGGCATAAAAATATTTCAAAATAACGGATTGGGAGTATTCACACAAATATCTTCCATTCCTGATGCCGGATACAGTATTGGAATAACCCCCGGTGATTTTGATGGAGATGGCGATTTAGACCTTGCATTTACTAATGATCAATCAAATTTAGTCTCAATATTAAAAAATAATGGAACAGGAATATTTACTTTATCAAATACCGATTCTCTAAACGGATTTGCTCAGGTGATTATAACGGGAGATTTTGATAATGACGGCGATTTAGACCTTTGCGTAAATACTGAAAATCCATATACAGTTTCAATAATAAAAAATAATGGGGCGGGAAAATTCACTTTGTCGGATACTGTTTCAATTAACGGATATGGGTGGAGTTTAGCAACAGGTGATTTCAATATGGACGGATATTTAGACATTGCTTTTGCCGGTAATAGCTCTTCTTCATTATTAATACTAAAAAATAACGGAACCGGAACATTCACAAAATCGTCTGATATTACGGTCGAAGTAAGATCAGCCGGAATTACATCCGGAGATTTTAATGGAGACGGACATTTAGATTTGTCAGTTACTAATTGGGATCTGAACAAAATATCAATATTAAAAAATAACGGAAGCGGAGGATTTACTTTATCTTATTCGGGTAGTGTGGGAACCAGACCCTGGGGCATTGTTTCAGGAGATTTTGACGGAGACGGTGTATTGGACATAGCTGCAGCTAATAATGAATCTAATAATATAAGCATTTTAATGGATTTGAAACCACCGCAATTATTAAGCCCTGAAAACAATTCAATAGGCAATTTAAACTTTGCGTGGAAAAAATCTGCAGGGGCTACCAATTACAGAATACAGATTGCATCTGATTCATTGTTCGGTAACCTTATTATTAATGATTCTACTTTACTTGGAACGGATTCGGTGAAATACATCTCTGGATTAACTCCCTTCACATGGTATTATTGGCGTATGAAATCAAAGGCAAACAACGGAACTAGTTATTGGTCTGATACCTGGAAATTCAAGACCCTTGGTACTCCTGCACCTGTGATACTGTACTCTCCGGAGAATAATGTAATAAATATGCCTCTTAATATCACATTTCAATGGTCTAAATCGGTCGAACAAACCGGCTTCGGTAAACTGAAAATTGAAAGCATAAAATTAAAAGAAGAACTCCTTATCTCGCCTGATGCAGTATACGGATATTGGTTTGAATACAGTATTGATTCTACTTTTTTATCCAGTGTCGTCATAGATTCATTGTTGTTCGATACGACCAAAACTGTTTCAGAGCTAAATGATTATACAAAATACTACTGGAGAGTGAAAGCAAGAAATGAATCAGGATGGGGTGGATTCAGCGAAATCCGGAAATTCACGACAGTTGCATTGCCTCATTTAACACTTTTTTCACCTGCTAATAATGCCGTTGACCAGCCTTTGAATATCACTTTTCAATGGTATAAATCAATTGAACAAACTTTATTAAAGAAATCAACATTATATGAAATCAATTCAGATAATAAACTTTTCAAATCAGGTTTTTCAGCACTTACGATTTCAAATTACTTTTTTGAATACGGTACGGATTCTACATTTGCAACGGTAATAGAAAGAGATTCATCATTAACTGATACAACGAAAACAATAACCGGTCTTAGTAAGAATACCAGGTATTATTGGCATGTTAAAGCGAAGAATGAATTCGGTTGGGGTGGCTTCAGTTCAAACTGGAACTTTACAACCTCATGGAATATTGACAGTGTCTCGCCAAGCCAGAATAAAATTAATATTCCGATAACTTCTGATATAAGAACTTATTACCATCCGGTTATGAATGGTTCATCAATGGACAGCAACAGTGTAATATTTTTCGGTTCCATGACAGGAAGAAAAGGGGGAACTATATCTTATAATTCAGGAAATAATTCAATGCAAATAATTCCTGATAATCCTTTCAAATATGGAGAATTAGTAAGTACAACTCTTGATACAGGAATAAAAACTGGTTCGGGTGTTCCTATTATACCATTTATCTGGAGCTTTACAACAATGGCGAAACCGTCAAATTTAATTTTTAACTGGACTTCTAATATTGCACTATCCGGTAATCCTTTTGGAATTACAGCGGGAGATTTTGATTCTGACGGTGATTTGGATATTAGTGTTACTTCCAGAAATACAAATACTGTATCCATATTAAAAAATAACGGATACGGCTCTTATTCAGTTTCATTCTCAGTCGGAGTAGAAACTTCTCCTTTTGGAATTGCCACGGCTGACCTTGATAATGACGGCGATTTAGACCTTGCCGTTGCTAATAACGGTTCAAATACTGTATCAATATTAAAGAATGACGGGACAAGTATTTTTTCAGTATCATCTTTAGTCAGTGTAGAAACATATCCTTGGGGAATAACCACAGGTGATTTTGATGGCGATGGCGATTTAGACCTTGCAGTAACTAATTCTGTTTCGAATTCTGTTTCAATATTAATGAATGACGGAAATTGTTCTTTTTCAGTTTCTTCCACAATTTCTGTTGGAAGTATTCCTTACGGACTGAATGTTGGGGATTTTGATAATGACGGAGATTTAGATATTGCCGTTTGTAATCATAATTCAAATACAGTATCAATATTAATGAATGGAGGGACAGGTGCTTTTGCTTTACAGCATACCATTGGTGTTGATGGTGGTCCTTATGCTGTATCTATTGGCGATATTGACGGAGACGCGGATGTGGACTTTGCAGTATCTAATTTCACTTCTAATCCTCCTTCAGTCTCGATATTAAAGAATAACGGAGCAGGTGAATTTACATTATCTTCGACAGTAAGTATGGGTAATGGTCCGACAGGGATTATTATGGCTGACCTGGACGGGGACAATGATTTAGATCTTGCAGTACAGAATTACTGGGTGAATTCAGTATTTATAGTGAAGAATAACGGAACTGGTACATTTACAAATGATAGGTCTTTTTCATCAGGCTATAGACCTCAGACAATGGCAACTGGTGATTTCGATAATAACGGTGTATTGGATTTGGCGGTTGCAAATAATGGAGGAAATAATGTCAGTATATTAATGAATCTAACACCTCCCGTACTGATAAGCCCTGCAAACAATTCAACGGGCAATTTAAACTTTGCGTGGAAAAAATCTGTAGGGGCTACCAATTACAGAATTCAGATTGCAACTGATTCATTATTTAGTAATCCGGTTATTAATGACTCGGCTTTGGCTGGAACTGATTCAGTAATATTCATTTCAGAATTGACACCCTTTACCTCGTATTACTGGCGTATGAATTCAAAATCCGGAAGCAGTTATAGTTTGTGGTCGGATACATGGAAATTTAAGACAATTGGTTCCCCGACACAGGTTACGCTTTCTTCACCCGCGAATAATGCTTTGGAACAGCCACGTCATATTATATTTCAATGGTATAAATCTGTTGAACAAACTTTTGCTAAGGACTTGGGATTCAAAGATCAGAAATTAGGAGCGAAAGAAAAAACAAAAAACAAAAACGATTCTCCTGATGTTATTTCCAAATACTGGTTTGAATATGGAACGGATTCTACATTTTTAACAGTGATAGCAAGAGATTCATCATTAACGGATACAACAAAAACGATTTCAGGTTTAAGCATAATAACAAGATATTTCTGGAGGGTTAAAGCTAAAAATGAATCGGGTTGGGGTGAGTTTAGTTCAATCTGGAACTTTACAACATTAGATGAGGAAGATATTAAATGGACGAAAATGTCCTCAGGAATAGGCGAAAACTTATCGATAATTGCTCTTGCTTCTGGCAACAGCAATTATTTGTTTTCAGCAATAAAAAATGGAAGTATATTCAGAACTTCAAATTACGGAATTAATTGGAGTAATACTAATTTGAATGCTCCCGATGTAAGAAATATTGCAATACATGGATTATACACATTTGCATGTTCATACGGGTCTTCGGGGAATGTATTGTATCGTTCAGCAAATGATGGAGGAATTTGGAGTGTTTTGAATCCGGCTTCTATTTACTATCCATTAACACTGGTATCAAACAACACTTATCTATATTTAGGCAGAAATAAATATTGGGGTAGTGGCGGTGGAGTTTACAGATCTGCAGATAACGGTTCGACATTTTCTTATATGAATAGTGATTGGAATAATATTCCGGTTTATGTTCTTGCAGCGAAAGGATCTGAAGTATATGCAGGAACCCGTGGAAGTGGTATTTATTATTCGGGAAATAACTGCGACAACTGGACATCAGCTTCATTTGGATTATCAAATAGGAATATTTATGCTCTTGAACTAAGCGGGTCAAATGTTTTTGCAGGAACAGACGGGGGTGTTTTTCTATCAACAAACAGAGGAACTAATTGGAGTGCAGTAAACAGCGGCCTTACAAATCTTTCAGTACGTTCTCTAACTGCAAGTGGTAATAATATATTTGCTGGTACTAAAGGAGGTATTTTTTTCTCTTCAAATAACGGTTTGAATTGGGAAGAAAAAAATCTAGGTTTAAATCCAGTAGATTCTGTTACATCTTTAATTCTTGCAAATAATTTCATTTTTGCGGGAACAGGAGGTAATTCAGTGTGGAGGAGCAAGTTTACTGTTCCATTACCCGAAGCACCTGTGCTTTTAAGCCCATCAAACGATTCAATAGGTAATAAGCTAAATATTATATTAATATGGTCAAAACCTTTAACCGCCAAAAAATATCATATTGTTGTTTCAACAGATTCATTATTTACGAATAAAATAGTAAATGATTCATTACTGACCGATTCGCTTAAGATGTTATCCCTATCACCTTTAACAATTTATTACTGGAAAGTCAGGACTCAAAATACAACAGGCTGGAGTGAATTTAGTATGCGATATATATTTAAGACAATGGGCGCTCCATCTCAGGTTAATTTGTTGTTCCCTGCGAATAACTCCGTAAATCATTCTGTAAGTCTAATCTTTAAATGGAATAAATTCGGTGATCAGACTTTATCAAAAGTTAAGAAAGAAAAATCTGATAAAAGAGATAAAAATTCGGATAACACTGAAGCAATAGCAAATTACTGGTTTGAACTTGCATCTGATTCTCTGTTTAATAATTTGATTTTAAGAGACAGCGTTTTAACCGATACATTGAAAAGTGTAACGGGACTTTCAAATTTAAACAAGTATTACTGGAGAGTGAAAGCAAAGAATGAAATAGGATGGAATGATTTTACAAGTCCGTTTAATTTCACAACAATAAATTCTCCGGATATAACAGGCTACGGTGTTCCTCCAAATGGAACAGATACAACTAATTTTGGTGCCACAAACATATTTTTCATAGCAAATGTATCGCTTTCAAGATTTGTTGGAATAATTTATTTTACAGTATCACCTATTGAAGGCGGATTACCCGATGGTATAAATTCAATAAGCAGCTATTTCTGGAGTGTTTCAGATTCCGGAATAATTTTTACTGATGGATATTTCAGGATTCCTCTTTCATTTCTTGGGGGCATTACAGATCCTTCAAAATTGAGATGGCTTAAAAGAAGTTTTTCAGGCGATAACTGGATAGATATCGGAGGAATAATTCAGGATGGCTATTTAGTAAGCACTGTTCCGTTTAATTCATTCAGCGAATTTGCCATCGGTTCTCAGGATGTTCAGCCACTTACAAGCACTAATATTAAGATTACAGTTATTCCGGAGGGCTTTTATGACCCGCCGAATAATCGATTAAACTGCAAAGATTCAGTAAAAGTTTTTCTTCGGGAAACATATGTTCCTTTTGCAGTTATCGATTCATCTGTTTCAATTATTGATTCATTGAACTTTACTGCATTCTTAGAATTTAAAAATGCACCAACCGGTTCGTACTATCTGGTTGTGAGGCACCGTAATTCAATCGAAACATGGAGCAAATCAGGCGGAATAATATTTACAAAATATTCTTCAATGACCTATGACTTCACGAGTTCAGGTACGCAGGCATATGGAGATAACCTTGTTCAGAAGAACGGGCTGTGGTGTCTGTACAGCGGGGATATAAATAAAGATGGAATAGTGGATGCCCTTGACAGGTCATCGGCATGGAATGACAGAAATCAAACAGGATACTATTCATCAGATTTGAACGGCGATGGAGTAGTGGATGCCCTTGACAGGTCGATTTGCTGGAATAACAGGAATAAAACAGCGCAGATACCTTTACTCCTTGATAATTTCGGTAAAGGGAAAGGAAATGAGAAACAAAATACAAAAAACGGAAAAGAGGTCATCAAAGGATATGACGTAAAACTTGACGGAACAAGTATAAAGAAAAAGAAGAATAATTACTAA
- a CDS encoding Ig-like domain-containing protein, with amino-acid sequence MIKHIHKILSAVLLICAISGFSGCANQQPPSGGEDDKVPPRIKYLYPRPNTVNFSGNEITLEFDEYVDRRSFIDAFFVTPKPKGTLSYDWSGKEVTVEFEKGLEKNKTYLFVIGKVFKDVRNNPIGSPIQFAISTGPAIDKGKISGKVFGENFDRTFVFAYKQKPGEENNIDPEKNPPDYIMPVSTDGSYSFENLSAGKYRLFTVFDGDLNGLYDKVFERISIAEKDAEVSDISAQTGINFILKDVLVQEDYFSSKGFLNGLQTDSAGAVFSSVLRGEMNAGLKSKLYLYFKNRETPKEYITQKLSLKDTLGKEIKYVFNWQNDSLLEVSPTTGIYYGAAVNLSLEYVKNKQPHEFSVKFTIAEEKKFGEITGVIQDRYMIEYPVVLKLIKKDKPEISFTRFLTSDSLFSFTDVLEGGYYLIAYVDKDNNGKYETGQVFPFRPAERIFLYGQVLNLKGSWKIEKVSVVLSE; translated from the coding sequence TTGATTAAACATATTCATAAAATATTGTCTGCGGTTTTACTGATATGCGCAATTTCTGGGTTTTCAGGTTGTGCTAATCAGCAGCCGCCTTCCGGAGGTGAAGACGACAAGGTTCCGCCAAGAATAAAGTATTTGTACCCGAGACCTAATACAGTAAACTTCAGTGGAAATGAAATAACGCTTGAATTCGATGAATACGTTGACAGAAGAAGCTTCATTGACGCATTCTTTGTAACTCCAAAACCAAAAGGCACGCTTTCGTACGACTGGAGCGGAAAGGAAGTGACTGTCGAATTTGAAAAAGGACTGGAGAAGAACAAAACGTACCTCTTCGTAATCGGGAAAGTATTCAAGGACGTTAGGAATAATCCAATCGGTTCGCCAATTCAGTTTGCAATATCTACAGGACCGGCAATCGACAAGGGAAAGATATCGGGTAAGGTTTTTGGAGAAAATTTTGACAGGACATTTGTGTTTGCTTACAAACAAAAACCGGGCGAAGAAAACAACATTGACCCCGAAAAAAACCCTCCAGATTACATAATGCCCGTGAGCACGGACGGAAGTTATAGTTTTGAGAATTTATCGGCAGGAAAGTACAGGCTGTTCACAGTGTTTGACGGCGACCTCAACGGTTTGTACGATAAAGTTTTTGAAAGAATTTCCATAGCAGAAAAAGACGCGGAGGTGAGCGATATAAGCGCACAGACAGGAATTAACTTCATACTTAAAGATGTTCTTGTACAGGAAGATTATTTTTCAAGCAAAGGATTTCTGAACGGATTGCAGACAGATTCGGCCGGAGCCGTCTTCTCGAGCGTCTTGAGAGGAGAAATGAATGCAGGACTGAAATCAAAACTGTATCTTTACTTCAAGAACAGGGAAACACCAAAAGAATACATTACACAGAAATTAAGTTTAAAAGATACGCTTGGCAAAGAGATTAAATACGTGTTTAACTGGCAGAACGATTCGCTGTTGGAAGTTAGTCCGACAACCGGTATTTATTACGGTGCCGCAGTCAATTTATCATTAGAATACGTTAAGAATAAACAGCCCCATGAGTTCTCGGTAAAATTTACAATCGCCGAAGAGAAAAAATTCGGTGAGATAACAGGCGTTATTCAGGACAGATATATGATTGAATATCCCGTTGTTCTTAAACTAATCAAAAAAGATAAACCTGAAATAAGCTTTACCAGGTTTCTTACATCTGATTCCCTGTTCTCATTCACTGATGTTCTTGAGGGCGGTTACTATCTTATTGCATACGTTGATAAAGACAACAACGGTAAGTACGAGACAGGACAGGTATTCCCGTTCAGGCCGGCCGAGAGGATTTTCCTTTACGGACAGGTTTTGAACCTGAAAGGTAGTTGGAAGATAGAAAAAGTTTCGGTAGTGCTCAGTGAATAA